A single Curtobacterium sp. MCSS17_015 DNA region contains:
- a CDS encoding sugar ABC transporter ATP-binding protein: MGDDRRVAFHVDGVSKTYPGVRALQGVTLEGYAGEVLAICGANGAGKSTLSKILAGQEPPTQGEVRIAGFDRPLRSPADAEEAGVLLMHQEPMIIDDFTVGENVWLRDLSAANGTKPWGIVPRSRRAATETALHAVGLHGIRADRPAGDLGPGLRQMLALSRTQVTDHSVLLLDETTASTTEDHFQDVLELVQRERAAGVAVIFVSHRMDEVFAMSDRIAVLRNGTLIDVVRTADSTPDEVMTLMIGKAVRALEPPAPLTADRVPLLEVRGLASGSARDIDLDVHRGEIVGLYGLVGSGRSSIGRAVSGNQSRDAGAVVLDGVPVTAASPRDGIRAGVAYLTEDRRREGFVGDFTNGENMTLAAQGKYARAGVLRRDAERKRVAELIDRFQVKGGPDTHTRTLSGGNQQKVIIAKWLETAPELVILDEPTKGIDVGARLNIYEIVRELATQGKGVLVITSEAEEALTLCNRVLALKEGRIVGEFTSADASTDDLIRASLGGAAA; the protein is encoded by the coding sequence GTGGGTGACGATCGGCGCGTCGCCTTCCATGTCGACGGTGTCTCGAAGACCTACCCCGGTGTCCGCGCTCTCCAGGGCGTGACACTCGAGGGGTACGCGGGGGAAGTCCTCGCCATCTGCGGTGCGAACGGCGCGGGGAAGTCCACGCTCTCGAAGATCCTCGCCGGGCAGGAACCGCCGACGCAGGGCGAAGTGCGCATCGCCGGGTTCGATCGTCCGCTCCGGAGTCCGGCCGACGCCGAAGAGGCCGGTGTCCTGCTCATGCACCAGGAACCCATGATCATCGACGACTTCACCGTCGGCGAGAACGTCTGGCTCCGCGACCTCAGCGCCGCGAACGGCACCAAGCCGTGGGGCATCGTCCCGCGCTCCCGCCGGGCTGCGACCGAGACGGCACTGCACGCCGTCGGACTCCACGGGATCCGGGCCGACCGACCTGCCGGAGACCTCGGCCCGGGGCTGCGGCAGATGCTGGCGCTCAGCCGTACCCAGGTGACGGACCACAGCGTGCTCCTGCTCGACGAGACCACGGCCTCCACGACCGAAGACCACTTCCAGGACGTCCTCGAACTCGTCCAACGCGAACGGGCAGCTGGGGTGGCGGTCATCTTCGTGTCGCACCGCATGGACGAGGTCTTCGCGATGTCCGACCGGATCGCCGTCCTGCGCAACGGGACGCTCATTGACGTCGTCCGGACGGCGGACTCGACGCCCGACGAGGTCATGACCCTGATGATCGGGAAGGCAGTACGGGCGCTCGAGCCCCCGGCACCACTGACTGCCGACCGCGTCCCGCTCCTCGAGGTCCGAGGGCTCGCATCCGGCTCTGCGCGCGACATCGACCTCGATGTCCACCGCGGGGAGATCGTCGGGCTCTACGGTCTCGTCGGGAGCGGTCGCAGTTCGATCGGTCGTGCCGTCTCCGGCAACCAGTCGCGGGACGCGGGCGCCGTCGTCCTCGACGGCGTGCCCGTGACCGCGGCGTCGCCGCGCGACGGCATCCGGGCCGGTGTCGCCTACCTGACCGAGGACCGTCGTCGAGAGGGCTTCGTCGGCGACTTCACGAACGGCGAGAACATGACGCTCGCGGCCCAGGGCAAGTACGCCCGAGCGGGTGTGCTGCGGCGGGACGCCGAACGGAAGCGCGTCGCTGAACTGATCGACCGGTTCCAGGTCAAGGGCGGGCCCGACACCCACACGCGGACGCTCTCCGGCGGGAACCAGCAGAAGGTCATCATCGCCAAGTGGCTCGAGACCGCGCCGGAACTCGTCATCCTCGACGAACCGACGAAGGGCATCGACGTCGGCGCCCGCCTGAACATCTACGAGATCGTCCGCGAGCTGGCCACCCAGGGCAAGGGTGTGCTGGTGATCACCAGCGAGGCCGAGGAAGCACTCACCCTGTGCAA
- the eda gene encoding bifunctional 4-hydroxy-2-oxoglutarate aldolase/2-dehydro-3-deoxy-phosphogluconate aldolase yields MRQEQEPTSALDRAVEAGIVPVVVIDGVADAERLGRALLDGGLPVAEVTLRTPGALAAVRRLAEEPRLVVGAGTVLDEAQFDAAAEAGATYVVSPGHAPGLFRAAARTGIPLLPGAVTATEVMRVRDEGYRVVKFFPAEASGGAAAVAAFAGPFPDVRFVPTGGVGLANLRDYLRLANVAAVGGSWMVPAALLRDPDGSAALTTIIAEAVAAAAGARQGRRSV; encoded by the coding sequence GTGAGGCAGGAGCAAGAACCGACGTCGGCGCTCGACCGCGCGGTGGAGGCGGGGATCGTCCCGGTGGTGGTGATCGACGGTGTCGCAGACGCCGAGCGGCTCGGCCGTGCACTGCTCGACGGGGGACTCCCGGTCGCCGAGGTGACACTCCGGACCCCCGGGGCGCTGGCCGCGGTCCGGCGCCTCGCCGAGGAGCCGCGACTCGTGGTGGGTGCCGGTACCGTGCTCGACGAGGCGCAGTTCGATGCTGCGGCCGAAGCCGGAGCGACCTACGTCGTCTCGCCGGGCCACGCGCCCGGACTCTTCCGCGCCGCCGCTCGGACCGGGATCCCGCTGCTGCCCGGAGCGGTCACGGCCACCGAGGTGATGCGCGTCCGCGACGAGGGCTACCGCGTCGTGAAGTTCTTCCCAGCCGAGGCCAGCGGCGGCGCCGCGGCCGTGGCAGCCTTCGCGGGGCCGTTCCCGGACGTGCGGTTCGTGCCCACCGGAGGCGTCGGGCTCGCGAACCTGCGCGACTACCTCCGGCTCGCGAACGTCGCTGCCGTCGGCGGGAGCTGGATGGTGCCGGCTGCGCTCCTCCGGGACCCCGACGGGAGTGCTGCGCTCACGACGATCATCGCCGAAGCCGTGGCGGCGGCGGCTGGTGCGCGCCAGGGGCGCCGCTCGGTGTAG
- a CDS encoding SIS domain-containing protein: MVVEHNPTLLERLTDARGSLRASERKVAELVAENPTFVVDATMAAVAEAAGVSEPTVMRFCTGLGYSGFQQFKIVLAQSLALGIPATLSGIGRDDTVPDIATKVFDHTISSLDRARRLLDPDRVEQAVEAILGASSMNLVGLGASALIALDAEQKAPLFGIPCSAQPDPHQQYMAAMMARPGTITLVISNIGHTQSVIEVARTARANGSTVIAVSGDETPVLAHADIPLVVKTIEDTDTFTPTASRIAGLVLIDLLATAVALRRGEQHLEQLSLMKEGLARFRRTGE, from the coding sequence ATGGTGGTCGAACACAACCCCACGCTGTTGGAGCGCCTGACCGATGCCAGGGGGAGTCTCCGGGCTTCCGAGCGCAAGGTCGCTGAACTCGTCGCCGAGAACCCCACGTTCGTGGTGGACGCGACGATGGCAGCAGTCGCCGAGGCGGCCGGTGTCAGCGAACCGACCGTGATGCGGTTCTGCACGGGGCTCGGGTACAGCGGGTTCCAACAGTTCAAGATCGTGCTGGCGCAGAGCCTGGCGCTCGGGATCCCGGCGACGCTGTCCGGGATCGGCCGCGATGACACCGTGCCGGACATCGCGACGAAGGTGTTCGACCACACCATCAGTTCGCTCGACCGCGCGCGACGCCTGCTCGACCCGGACCGGGTCGAGCAGGCGGTCGAAGCGATCCTCGGCGCGTCCTCGATGAACCTGGTCGGTCTCGGGGCATCGGCGTTGATCGCCCTGGACGCGGAGCAGAAAGCGCCCTTGTTCGGCATCCCGTGCTCCGCGCAGCCCGACCCGCATCAGCAGTACATGGCCGCGATGATGGCGCGTCCCGGAACGATCACGCTCGTCATCTCGAACATCGGGCACACGCAGTCGGTGATCGAGGTGGCACGGACAGCACGGGCGAACGGTTCGACCGTGATCGCGGTGTCCGGGGACGAGACCCCGGTCCTCGCCCACGCCGACATCCCGCTCGTGGTCAAGACGATCGAGGACACCGACACCTTCACGCCGACGGCCAGCCGGATCGCAGGACTCGTCCTCATCGACCTCCTGGCGACTGCGGTCGCCCTGCGGCGGGGTGAGCAACACCTCGAGCAGCTGTCGCTGATGAAGGAGGGGCTGGCCCGATTCCGCCGAACAGGCGAGTAG
- a CDS encoding NAD(P)-dependent oxidoreductase — protein MRILVTPRSMTRTPPQELPELRPMVERGWEIVSGPAGQLPDEDQLCRLVRGVDGWIAGVEHIGARVFEHADALRAISRNGVGADGVDAAAAERHGVQVLLARGANSRGVAELAVAHVLNALRGLSTADAAMHDGRWERRLGREVPDLRIGVLGFGAIGRIVAQTFAAMGADVVAHDPFATVEGVRSVSAAEVFADADVVSLHAPPSSDGSPVVGADQLRVMRPGAVLVNTARAALVDQEAVLAALESGALDTYAVDAFDEEPPLLTPLLRHARTVMSPHLGGYTEASTRRASALAVSNLVASLEH, from the coding sequence GTGCGCATCCTGGTGACCCCACGGTCGATGACACGGACGCCGCCGCAGGAACTCCCCGAGCTGCGGCCGATGGTCGAGCGCGGCTGGGAGATCGTGTCGGGTCCGGCGGGGCAGCTCCCGGACGAGGACCAGCTGTGCCGGCTGGTCCGCGGCGTGGACGGCTGGATCGCGGGCGTCGAACACATCGGAGCCCGCGTGTTCGAGCACGCCGACGCACTCCGGGCGATCAGCCGCAACGGTGTGGGCGCCGACGGCGTCGATGCCGCCGCGGCCGAGCGACACGGGGTCCAGGTCCTCCTGGCCCGCGGCGCGAACTCGCGGGGGGTCGCGGAACTCGCCGTCGCGCACGTCCTCAACGCACTCCGCGGCCTGTCCACGGCGGACGCGGCGATGCACGACGGGCGCTGGGAACGGAGGCTCGGGCGGGAGGTCCCGGACCTCCGGATCGGCGTGCTCGGCTTCGGAGCCATCGGCAGGATCGTGGCGCAGACCTTCGCGGCGATGGGAGCCGACGTCGTCGCGCACGACCCGTTCGCGACGGTCGAGGGGGTCCGGTCCGTCTCCGCCGCCGAGGTGTTCGCCGACGCGGACGTCGTGAGCCTGCACGCGCCTCCGTCGTCGGACGGGAGCCCGGTGGTGGGCGCCGACCAGCTCAGGGTGATGCGACCCGGTGCTGTGCTCGTCAACACGGCGCGGGCGGCCCTGGTCGACCAGGAGGCCGTGCTCGCGGCGTTGGAGAGCGGTGCGCTGGACACGTACGCGGTGGACGCGTTCGACGAGGAACCGCCGTTGCTCACCCCCCTGCTCCGCCACGCCCGTACAGTGATGTCGCCCCACCTCGGCGGGTACACCGAGGCGAGCACCCGACGGGCGTCCGCTCTCGCCGTGTCGAACCTCGTCGCTAGCCTGGAGCACTGA
- a CDS encoding shikimate dehydrogenase, translating into MSAARDQTFTAADLSPATVPTFYFIGVTTGGSSIRRVFPLWAAELGLGDVVLTGIDLPVHAPAADYRRVVEFVKQDPLSLGALVTTHKLDLFRAAADVFDEVDPLAELMHEVSSISKRDGRLVAHAKDPISSGLALDAFVPPGHFATTGAELVVFGAGGSAIAIDWYLTRTGRGADVPSRVVVTNRDDQRLEALRAVHDASGAQVVLHTERADDLSVNDAVLAAAPAGSVVINATGLGKDAPGSPLSADASFPEGALVWDLNYRGDLVFLDQARAQAVARGLHVEDGWTYFVHGWTQVIAEVFDVTIPTSGPGFDRLSDLAASTRS; encoded by the coding sequence ATGAGCGCCGCCCGCGATCAGACGTTCACCGCTGCCGACCTCAGCCCGGCGACGGTCCCCACGTTCTACTTCATCGGGGTCACCACCGGTGGCTCGTCGATCCGGCGGGTGTTCCCGCTCTGGGCCGCCGAACTCGGTCTCGGAGACGTCGTCCTGACGGGCATCGACCTACCGGTGCACGCTCCAGCGGCGGACTACCGACGCGTCGTGGAGTTCGTCAAGCAGGACCCGCTCAGCCTCGGTGCGCTCGTGACCACACACAAACTCGACCTCTTCCGAGCCGCCGCCGACGTCTTCGACGAGGTCGACCCCCTCGCCGAGCTCATGCACGAGGTGAGCTCGATCTCGAAGCGGGACGGGCGTCTCGTCGCCCACGCGAAGGACCCGATCTCCTCCGGGCTGGCACTCGACGCGTTCGTACCGCCCGGGCACTTCGCGACCACCGGCGCCGAACTCGTCGTCTTCGGCGCAGGCGGGTCCGCCATCGCCATCGACTGGTACCTGACACGCACCGGTCGTGGTGCCGACGTCCCGAGCCGCGTCGTCGTGACCAACCGCGACGACCAACGCCTCGAGGCGCTCCGCGCAGTGCACGACGCGTCCGGAGCGCAGGTCGTGCTCCACACCGAGCGCGCCGACGACCTGTCGGTCAACGACGCGGTGCTCGCCGCTGCTCCGGCAGGCAGTGTCGTCATCAACGCGACCGGGCTGGGCAAGGACGCTCCGGGGTCCCCGCTCAGTGCCGACGCGTCGTTCCCCGAGGGGGCGCTGGTGTGGGACCTCAACTACCGAGGCGACCTGGTCTTCCTCGACCAGGCGCGAGCGCAGGCGGTGGCGCGTGGGCTGCACGTGGAGGACGGTTGGACGTACTTCGTACACGGCTGGACGCAGGTCATCGCCGAGGTCTTCGACGTCACCATCCCGACCAGCGGCCCGGGGTTCGACCGACTGTCCGACCTGGCCGCCTCGACGAGGAGCTGA
- a CDS encoding glucose-6-phosphate isomerase family protein, whose amino-acid sequence MTRGEQDVDQPTVLTISSDGGLDGATRRYEKTIGDMAGVYRDEDAWRAEVERLGADTVVYSVNEQKYQDGPGALIVGTSTVLPGLVGDEFALTRGHLHAQADRAELYHCVAGTGVMLLETVDGRSETIELTPGRAVNVPGHWAHRSVNVGDVPFVTVFCYAADAGQDYGIIQEAGGMKSLVVAGPDRGWIARPNPDHVGYRERVLG is encoded by the coding sequence ATGACGCGTGGAGAACAGGACGTCGACCAGCCGACCGTGTTGACGATCAGCTCTGATGGAGGGCTCGACGGTGCGACGCGCCGGTACGAGAAGACCATCGGCGACATGGCGGGGGTGTACCGCGACGAGGACGCGTGGCGAGCGGAGGTCGAACGGCTGGGCGCCGACACGGTCGTCTACTCGGTGAACGAACAGAAGTACCAGGACGGACCAGGAGCGCTGATCGTCGGGACGAGCACGGTGCTCCCCGGACTGGTCGGCGACGAGTTCGCCCTCACCCGAGGGCACCTGCACGCGCAGGCGGACCGTGCCGAGCTCTACCACTGCGTGGCGGGGACCGGCGTGATGCTGTTGGAGACCGTGGATGGTCGTTCCGAGACCATCGAGCTCACTCCCGGCCGTGCCGTGAACGTCCCCGGGCACTGGGCTCATCGGAGCGTGAACGTCGGTGACGTGCCCTTCGTGACCGTGTTCTGCTACGCAGCAGACGCCGGGCAGGACTACGGCATCATCCAGGAAGCCGGCGGCATGAAGTCCCTCGTCGTCGCCGGGCCGGACCGGGGTTGGATCGCCCGACCGAACCCGGACCACGTCGGCTACCGCGAGCGGGTGCTCGGATGA
- a CDS encoding aryldialkylphosphatase, with protein sequence MSENRTIRTVTGDRPGESLGAFDYHEHLFQTTPLLAGDELADEDLSGREAASLHTAGIGWMVEATPTGLGADPGAVARISARTGLVVVHTTGAHHGGHYAPGHPLTRRSTTELTSRFVEDVVSGFRRPDGAPVTDPEGAPVRAGLVKAGIRYWSIGTFERRVLDAAAATAVATGCALMVHLDHGSATHEVLDLLDGQGVRPDRVVLAHVDRNLDPGLHASLVERGAYLGYDGMARHREAPDSAILECLATVVDAVGSERLVVGGDVARSSRYRAYGGLPGLDYLPTRFMPRLGQVLSAADVERITEQNGRELLGLRPPS encoded by the coding sequence ATGAGCGAGAACAGGACCATCCGCACGGTGACCGGTGATCGACCCGGGGAGTCCCTCGGCGCGTTCGACTACCACGAACACCTGTTCCAGACCACGCCTCTCCTGGCCGGGGACGAACTCGCCGACGAGGACCTGTCCGGACGGGAAGCAGCGTCGCTCCACACCGCAGGCATCGGTTGGATGGTCGAGGCGACGCCCACCGGGCTGGGCGCCGACCCCGGCGCCGTCGCGCGGATCAGCGCGCGCACCGGGTTGGTCGTCGTCCACACCACCGGCGCCCACCACGGCGGGCACTACGCACCGGGTCACCCCCTGACCAGACGCAGCACGACGGAGCTCACTTCGCGCTTCGTCGAGGACGTCGTCTCGGGTTTCCGTCGGCCCGACGGGGCACCGGTCACCGATCCCGAGGGAGCCCCCGTGCGGGCGGGACTCGTCAAGGCCGGCATCCGCTACTGGTCGATCGGGACCTTCGAACGCCGTGTCCTGGACGCGGCTGCAGCGACCGCCGTGGCGACGGGTTGCGCGCTCATGGTGCATCTCGACCACGGTTCCGCCACCCACGAGGTCCTCGACCTGCTGGACGGGCAGGGCGTCCGACCGGACCGCGTGGTGCTGGCCCACGTCGACCGGAACCTCGACCCCGGTCTGCACGCGTCGCTCGTCGAACGCGGGGCGTACCTCGGGTACGACGGGATGGCACGACACCGCGAGGCTCCCGACTCGGCGATCCTCGAGTGCCTCGCCACGGTCGTCGACGCAGTCGGCTCGGAGCGTCTGGTGGTCGGTGGAGACGTCGCACGGTCGAGTCGGTACCGCGCCTACGGCGGCCTGCCCGGGCTGGACTACCTGCCGACACGGTTCATGCCGAGGCTGGGGCAGGTGTTGTCCGCTGCTGACGTCGAACGGATCACGGAGCAGAACGGCCGGGAGCTGCTGGGCCTCCGTCCGCCCTCCTGA
- a CDS encoding NTP transferase domain-containing protein, whose product MTADAGPGRVVGVVLAAGGGTRMGRPKALVRRVDGRPWVDLAVTALLDGGCDAVVVVLGASGREARALVPDRPAVRAVVADEWERGPSASLLTGLAVASDDAHATAVLVTLVDLPGLPAVAVRRMLGSGTGTTALRRAVHAGRPGHPVLIGRGHWAALGAALAAARGNDRGAGPWLRAARAQPVECGDLWDGNDQDRPLPRSSS is encoded by the coding sequence ATGACCGCCGACGCGGGGCCCGGCCGGGTGGTCGGTGTCGTCCTGGCGGCCGGCGGGGGCACCCGCATGGGGCGTCCGAAGGCGCTGGTGCGTCGCGTGGACGGGCGACCCTGGGTCGACCTGGCGGTCACCGCGCTGCTCGACGGCGGCTGCGACGCGGTCGTCGTCGTCCTCGGTGCCTCCGGTCGGGAGGCCCGTGCCCTCGTCCCGGACCGGCCGGCGGTCCGCGCTGTGGTCGCCGACGAGTGGGAGCGCGGCCCGTCCGCCTCGCTGCTGACGGGCCTGGCGGTCGCGTCGGACGACGCGCACGCGACAGCGGTCCTCGTGACCCTCGTCGACCTGCCCGGGCTGCCGGCGGTGGCGGTCCGGCGGATGCTCGGATCCGGCACCGGGACCACGGCGCTCCGGCGGGCCGTGCACGCCGGTCGACCCGGGCATCCCGTGCTCATCGGCCGCGGTCACTGGGCGGCACTCGGGGCGGCGCTGGCCGCGGCGCGGGGGAACGACCGTGGCGCGGGACCCTGGCTGCGAGCGGCCCGGGCGCAGCCGGTGGAGTGCGGCGACCTCTGGGACGGGAACGACCAGGACCGGCCGTTGCCTCGTTCCTCGTCCTGA
- the pucL gene encoding factor-independent urate hydroxylase, whose product MTDTTTTGADTSTSVPTTVHLGANQYGKAEVRLVRVTRDTDRHEIEDLTVTTQLRGTALADSYTVGDNAKVVATDTQKNTVYAFAREHGVHSPEEFLLRLGRHFTTAFDWYDGATLSAEQHTWERITVDGREHDHAFVRAGAGTRTAVVQIDGDDVHVIAGVTDLTVLKSTGSEFHGFPRDGYTTLAETDDRILATAVTARWRYLPDAVEAGIDHDAVYAGVLDRMLATFADLHSLALQQTLFAMGRAAIEAFPEIAEVRFSMPNKHHFLVDLEPFGLDNPGEVFHAADRPYGLISGSVVRDGVAEAPAAWLAVPGFV is encoded by the coding sequence ATGACCGACACCACCACGACCGGCGCCGACACCAGCACGTCCGTCCCCACGACCGTGCACCTCGGCGCGAACCAGTACGGCAAGGCCGAGGTCCGCCTGGTCCGGGTCACCCGCGACACCGACCGGCACGAGATCGAGGACCTCACCGTCACGACCCAGCTGCGGGGGACGGCGCTCGCCGACTCGTACACGGTCGGCGACAACGCGAAGGTCGTCGCCACCGACACGCAGAAGAACACCGTGTACGCCTTCGCGCGGGAACACGGGGTGCACAGTCCGGAGGAGTTCCTGCTCCGCCTCGGCCGGCACTTCACCACCGCGTTCGACTGGTACGACGGGGCGACGCTCTCCGCCGAGCAGCACACGTGGGAGCGCATCACGGTCGACGGCCGGGAGCACGACCACGCCTTCGTCCGTGCGGGCGCCGGCACCCGGACCGCGGTGGTCCAGATCGACGGCGACGACGTGCACGTGATCGCGGGCGTCACTGACCTGACGGTGCTCAAGTCGACCGGCAGCGAGTTCCACGGCTTCCCGCGCGACGGCTACACGACGCTCGCCGAGACCGACGACCGCATCCTCGCGACCGCGGTGACGGCGCGCTGGCGGTACCTGCCCGACGCGGTCGAGGCGGGCATCGACCACGACGCCGTCTACGCGGGGGTGCTCGACCGGATGCTCGCGACCTTCGCGGACCTCCACTCGTTGGCGCTGCAGCAGACGCTGTTCGCGATGGGCCGGGCGGCGATCGAGGCCTTCCCGGAGATCGCCGAGGTGCGCTTCTCGATGCCGAACAAGCACCACTTCCTCGTCGACCTCGAGCCGTTCGGGCTCGACAACCCCGGCGAGGTCTTCCACGCCGCCGACCGTCCGTACGGCCTCATCTCCGGCTCGGTGGTCCGGGACGGGGTCGCCGAGGCGCCCGCCGCGTGGCTCGCGGTGCCCGGGTTCGTCTGA
- the uraH gene encoding hydroxyisourate hydrolase, which translates to MSHLTTHVLDTTHGRPAAGIDITLVDAEGTLVASGTTDPDGRVGALGPDRLAPGEWTLTFATGAYWAGLGLPAFHPRVVVVLTVPDDPGHLHVPLLLSPFAHSTYRGS; encoded by the coding sequence ATGAGCCACCTGACCACCCACGTGCTCGACACCACGCACGGTCGGCCGGCCGCGGGCATCGACATCACGCTCGTCGACGCCGAGGGGACGCTCGTCGCCTCGGGCACCACCGACCCGGACGGACGCGTCGGCGCGCTCGGCCCGGACCGCCTGGCACCGGGGGAGTGGACGCTGACGTTCGCCACCGGCGCGTACTGGGCCGGGCTCGGCCTGCCGGCGTTCCACCCCCGGGTGGTCGTCGTGCTCACGGTGCCGGACGACCCCGGGCACCTGCACGTCCCCCTGCTCCTCAGTCCGTTCGCACACTCCACCTACCGAGGGAGCTGA
- the uraD gene encoding 2-oxo-4-hydroxy-4-carboxy-5-ureidoimidazoline decarboxylase: MTVLPSTTVGVDAFDRFDVDDARALVTSWAAVPRWVDAVLAGRPFGTVGALTAAADRLARTWTDAEVEAALAEHPRIGERPVGDGAAAAASRLEQAASADTDGVTAAALRQGNADYEARFDRVFLVRAAGRTADQVLAELRRRLGNDDATERTEVADQLREIALLRLARSVA, translated from the coding sequence ATGACCGTTCTGCCGTCCACCACCGTCGGGGTCGACGCCTTCGACCGATTCGACGTCGACGATGCCCGTGCACTCGTGACGTCCTGGGCCGCCGTACCCCGGTGGGTCGACGCCGTGCTCGCCGGTCGCCCCTTCGGCACCGTCGGCGCCCTCACCGCCGCGGCGGACCGGCTCGCCCGCACCTGGACCGACGCCGAGGTCGAGGCCGCGCTCGCCGAGCACCCGCGGATCGGCGAGCGGCCCGTGGGCGACGGTGCCGCGGCAGCAGCCTCACGACTCGAGCAGGCCGCGTCGGCCGACACCGACGGGGTCACCGCCGCGGCGCTCCGGCAGGGGAACGCGGACTACGAAGCGCGGTTCGACCGGGTGTTCCTGGTCCGAGCCGCCGGTCGGACCGCGGACCAGGTCCTCGCCGAGCTCCGCCGACGGCTCGGCAACGACGACGCCACCGAGCGCACCGAGGTCGCCGACCAGCTGCGGGAGATCGCCCTCCTCCGACTCGCCAGGAGCGTCGCATGA
- a CDS encoding FAD binding domain-containing protein: protein MDLVSVRTVRTPSRRDDLTLSLGDRPLGGGTWLFSEEQPGLTGLVDLTSLGWPDVERASGILTVAATCTIASLLGVRPDDSWRAWPLVEQCANALLASFKVWNAATVGGNVAVGLPAGAMTALLVTLDATAVVWTPEGGERRVPVEQLVLGVRTLDLRHDEVIRSFEVPEAVLRTTTGYRRVSLSPHGRSGSLVTARWSAQGFVLVVTAATPRPVVFRFAGVPTADELDAALTATLGSDGDWYDDPHGSPAWRRAVSTRSAHELRDEAAAGGTR from the coding sequence ATGGACCTCGTCTCCGTCCGCACCGTGCGGACACCGTCGCGCCGCGACGACCTCACGCTCTCCCTCGGTGACCGTCCGCTCGGCGGTGGCACCTGGTTGTTCTCCGAGGAGCAGCCCGGGCTGACCGGGCTCGTCGACCTGACGTCGCTCGGCTGGCCCGACGTCGAGCGGGCATCCGGCATCCTGACCGTCGCCGCGACCTGCACGATCGCGTCGCTGCTGGGCGTCCGGCCCGACGACTCGTGGCGCGCCTGGCCGCTCGTCGAGCAGTGCGCGAACGCCCTGCTCGCGTCGTTCAAGGTCTGGAACGCCGCGACCGTCGGCGGGAACGTGGCCGTCGGACTGCCCGCGGGTGCGATGACCGCGCTGCTCGTCACGCTCGACGCCACCGCGGTCGTGTGGACGCCGGAGGGTGGGGAGCGGCGGGTGCCCGTCGAGCAGCTCGTCCTCGGTGTGCGCACGCTCGACCTGCGACACGACGAGGTCATCCGGTCCTTCGAGGTCCCGGAGGCGGTACTCCGAACGACGACCGGGTACCGGCGCGTGTCGCTCAGCCCGCACGGCCGGTCGGGGTCGCTCGTCACCGCGCGGTGGTCCGCGCAGGGCTTCGTGCTCGTCGTCACCGCCGCCACCCCGCGCCCGGTCGTGTTCCGGTTCGCCGGGGTCCCGACGGCCGACGAACTCGACGCCGCGCTCACGGCCACGCTCGGGTCCGACGGCGACTGGTACGACGACCCGCACGGGTCCCCCGCCTGGCGCCGGGCCGTCAGCACCCGCTCCGCGCACGAGCTCCGCGACGAAGCCGCAGCGGGAGGGACCCGATGA